The following proteins are encoded in a genomic region of Arcobacter suis CECT 7833:
- a CDS encoding TlpA family protein disulfide reductase — MIKVFRLLFLILFLKGVANAAPFLIENLDKNKINVVAFVTSWCPVCQKTNDYLLSLAQKNNGVFITLLFVDEEIPSTISKNSNLELISITQNSAKEFGVNQSVPYILVFDKELKVVKKYNSFNKDLLSNLITNLRNGLYENGTLPPEQRIDLWQKNRF; from the coding sequence ATGATAAAAGTTTTTAGACTTTTATTTTTAATTCTATTTTTAAAAGGAGTGGCAAATGCTGCTCCTTTTTTAATTGAGAATTTAGATAAAAATAAAATAAATGTTGTTGCTTTTGTAACTTCTTGGTGTCCTGTATGTCAAAAAACAAATGATTATTTACTCTCTTTGGCTCAAAAGAATAATGGAGTTTTTATTACATTACTTTTTGTTGATGAAGAAATTCCTTCAACAATCTCTAAAAATAGCAATCTAGAGTTAATTTCAATTACTCAAAACAGTGCAAAAGAGTTTGGAGTAAATCAAAGTGTTCCTTATATTTTGGTTTTTGATAAAGAGTTAAAAGTTGTAAAAAAATATAACTCTTTTAATAAGGACTTACTTAGTAATTTAATTACCAATTTGAGAAATGGTTTATATGAAAATGGTACATTACCACCTGAACAAAGGATAGATTTATGGCAAAAAAACAGGTTTTAG
- a CDS encoding c-type cytochrome: MFDYPIFEMPFIGQRMLMAINAIIHVFVSHGGAVGGSVVLAAMAWWANKKNDMAAYNLTFKVVMVFFIISTSVGALTGVGMWIHANILSPNAIGGLIRVFFWKWFIEWIVFNFEVVLLLLLFMSWKKNQTSVEGRAKTVRIGVYYAISSWLTMAIITAILAFMLTPNFDGQPWVAPEVYPGNVNYNNALFNPTWWPSLAFRTFTSIAFAAALAIMWTWIIATFSKNEEDKEAKARLVKFLAGIMMITVPLSAVFGYWYYTEIPAAALAMIPTAVMTRAFEDRFDLMYLLAIGVGGSIVVTTIIAYFSPKRMPYLAASLMVAGFLILWGYEERVREFIRKPFLIYNYMYSNGIRTTDVPYLNKVGILKHAVFLDENKKVVNEDKSNILEVGKSIYQIECRICHTENGINGLKGLTTGWSHDAIRNRLNNLPGGGTPYMPPFVGTDAEKDALAAYLKSLNTKGVIK; this comes from the coding sequence ATGTTTGATTACCCCATATTTGAAATGCCTTTTATAGGGCAAAGAATGTTAATGGCAATTAATGCAATTATTCATGTCTTTGTGTCTCATGGAGGTGCTGTTGGAGGATCTGTTGTACTTGCTGCAATGGCTTGGTGGGCAAATAAAAAGAACGATATGGCTGCGTATAACTTAACGTTTAAAGTTGTTATGGTTTTCTTTATTATTTCTACTTCAGTTGGAGCATTAACAGGTGTTGGTATGTGGATACATGCGAATATTTTAAGTCCAAATGCAATTGGTGGATTAATTAGAGTGTTTTTCTGGAAATGGTTTATAGAGTGGATTGTATTTAACTTTGAAGTTGTACTTTTACTTTTACTATTTATGAGTTGGAAGAAAAATCAAACAAGTGTTGAAGGAAGAGCAAAAACTGTAAGAATCGGTGTTTATTATGCCATTTCTTCTTGGTTAACAATGGCTATTATTACGGCTATTTTAGCATTTATGCTTACTCCAAATTTTGATGGACAACCTTGGGTTGCCCCTGAAGTTTATCCTGGGAACGTAAACTACAACAACGCTTTATTTAATCCAACTTGGTGGCCTTCTCTTGCATTTAGAACATTTACATCTATTGCATTTGCAGCAGCTCTTGCAATTATGTGGACTTGGATAATTGCAACTTTTTCAAAAAATGAAGAAGATAAAGAAGCAAAAGCTAGACTTGTTAAGTTTTTAGCAGGAATCATGATGATAACTGTTCCTTTAAGTGCAGTTTTTGGTTATTGGTATTACACAGAAATCCCAGCAGCTGCGCTTGCTATGATTCCAACAGCTGTAATGACAAGAGCTTTTGAAGATAGATTTGATTTAATGTATCTACTGGCTATTGGAGTTGGTGGCTCAATAGTTGTAACAACTATTATTGCCTATTTTTCACCAAAAAGAATGCCTTATTTAGCAGCTAGTTTAATGGTTGCAGGATTTTTAATTCTTTGGGGATATGAAGAAAGAGTAAGAGAGTTTATACGAAAACCATTCTTAATTTATAACTATATGTATTCAAATGGAATTAGAACAACAGATGTTCCATATTTAAATAAAGTGGGAATCTTAAAACATGCAGTTTTCTTAGATGAAAATAAAAAAGTAGTAAATGAAGATAAATCAAATATTTTAGAAGTTGGAAAATCTATTTATCAAATTGAGTGTAGAATCTGTCACACTGAAAATGGTATCAATGGACTAAAAGGTTTAACAACAGGTTGGTCGCATGATGCAATTAGAAATAGATTAAATAATCTTCCAGGTGGTGGAACTCCATATATGCCTCCATTTGTTGGAACTGATGCTGAAAAAGATGCCCTTGCAGCTTATCTTAAATCTTTAAATACTAAAGGAGTTATAAAATGA
- a CDS encoding c-type cytochrome, with protein sequence MNWKLPFDIPLITPTLGLPLEFFSILGIIVFVVHICFIYMLIGASTASVIYNIMGVFKKDSNYDKFAYRMTNYTTVSENMGALWGVAPLLVISVLFTGFFYTAILKVSPHILHIIYGNIIAFLLSYAYKFSWHALENHKGFHITIGISAVLAFFTLPFVFMSMTNLYMQPELFASINNIWDIMFTPVTGFRLLNFFLTAFMATGVVMIFIGARWVKRGDTEIGKIAISQGKKWFLLATPLNIVVLPLLPFVFTARISEALMHTGFIYLPFISSILLIIAFLFVLSKFKDEVVTPQSAFRVIALVLLSIFLMATTREGVRVVSFAEPLALQAEATSEFMNASIAEYKKHKEELANKPALDLNDPVTLAESKGCLSCHSIDVKLVGPSYKEVALKGSDEATLIKSIMNGSENKYDVIPMPAQDVSPDEAKKLVSWILQMKEVK encoded by the coding sequence ATGAATTGGAAATTACCATTTGATATTCCATTAATTACACCAACTTTAGGATTACCTTTAGAGTTTTTTAGTATTTTAGGAATTATAGTTTTTGTTGTTCATATCTGTTTTATTTATATGTTAATTGGAGCTTCAACTGCTTCTGTTATTTATAATATTATGGGAGTATTTAAAAAAGATTCAAATTATGACAAGTTTGCCTATAGAATGACAAACTACACAACAGTTTCAGAAAATATGGGTGCTTTATGGGGAGTTGCTCCATTACTTGTGATTTCTGTACTTTTTACTGGATTTTTTTATACAGCAATTTTAAAAGTTAGTCCACATATTTTACATATTATTTATGGAAATATAATTGCGTTCTTACTTTCTTATGCTTATAAATTTTCTTGGCATGCTTTAGAAAATCATAAAGGTTTTCATATAACAATTGGAATATCTGCGGTATTAGCATTTTTTACATTGCCATTTGTATTTATGTCAATGACAAATTTATATATGCAACCAGAATTATTTGCAAGTATAAATAATATTTGGGACATTATGTTTACTCCTGTTACTGGGTTTAGACTTTTAAATTTCTTTTTAACAGCATTTATGGCAACAGGTGTTGTTATGATATTTATTGGAGCTAGATGGGTAAAAAGAGGTGATACTGAAATAGGAAAAATTGCAATTAGCCAAGGTAAAAAATGGTTTTTACTTGCAACTCCTCTAAATATTGTTGTGTTACCTTTATTGCCATTTGTGTTTACTGCAAGAATAAGTGAAGCATTGATGCATACAGGATTTATTTATTTACCATTTATTTCTTCAATATTATTGATTATTGCATTTTTATTTGTATTAAGTAAATTCAAAGATGAGGTTGTAACTCCTCAATCAGCTTTTAGAGTTATAGCGCTTGTCTTGTTATCAATTTTTTTAATGGCGACAACAAGAGAAGGTGTTAGAGTTGTATCATTTGCAGAACCACTTGCTCTTCAAGCAGAAGCTACATCTGAATTTATGAATGCTTCTATTGCTGAATATAAAAAACATAAAGAAGAGTTAGCAAATAAACCAGCACTTGATTTAAATGACCCCGTTACTTTAGCTGAATCGAAAGGTTGTTTATCTTGTCACAGTATTGATGTAAAACTTGTAGGTCCTTCATATAAAGAGGTTGCTTTAAAAGGCAGTGATGAAGCTACTTTAATAAAAAGTATTATGAATGGAAGTGAGAATAAATATGATGTTATTCCAATGCCAGCACAAGATGTATCACCAGATGAAGCTAAAAAATTAGTTTCTTGGATTTTACAAATGAAAGAGGTTAAATGA
- a CDS encoding GNAT family N-acetyltransferase, with translation MIKQAQKNNITNISTLILDAIHHIANTLTGENEKSEILETLDKYITMDTNRLSYKNIWIYEKENQTVGLILAYNSNDVEKLDTPILEHLKSKNIFLDSFDKECFEDEFYIDTVSVNENFQGKGIAKELFTFIEKKAKELEFDKVSLLVDLENPKALALYEKIGFKKNRILEVSNHSYHHMIKMV, from the coding sequence ATGATAAAACAAGCACAAAAAAATAATATAACAAATATTTCAACTCTGATTTTAGATGCAATTCATCATATTGCAAATACTCTAACAGGAGAAAATGAGAAATCAGAAATCTTAGAAACTTTGGATAAATATATAACTATGGATACAAATAGATTAAGTTATAAAAATATCTGGATTTATGAAAAAGAAAATCAAACAGTAGGATTAATTCTTGCTTATAATTCAAATGATGTAGAAAAACTAGATACTCCAATTTTAGAACATTTAAAATCTAAAAATATTTTCTTAGATTCTTTTGATAAAGAGTGTTTTGAAGATGAGTTTTATATAGATACAGTTAGTGTTAATGAGAATTTCCAAGGAAAAGGAATAGCAAAAGAACTTTTTACTTTTATTGAAAAAAAAGCCAAAGAATTAGAATTTGATAAAGTTTCTCTTTTGGTGGATTTAGAAAATCCAAAAGCATTAGCTTTATATGAAAAAATAGGATTTAAGAAAAACAGGATTTTAGAAGTATCAAACCACAGTTATCATCACATGATAAAAATGGTTTGA
- a CDS encoding chemotaxis protein CheA, translating into MISSNVTIDLQKLEKLLNKVGDLVITNSMMAQSVDNLPASEEKKNLVEKITLFQRHIVELQDYATDIRMIKFESMYTIYNNIIQEILPANKSIKLQIVGGETKVDKSLVEHLDLSIKTLITNSVLYGIETKEERTAKDKNPEATIKIIAQQLNGQMSFCIEDDGIGFDKDELDFEEEFPKIKEDNQLKNVYKIKENVEKLNGNIEIKSDLEEGFSFTITVPLTHSILDGLNIKIGDNIFILPTSSIVESIQPTKEMIKLVGDGSSALLMLRDEFIPIIRLYEFLHIVPKTQDLSQGILIIVKSGTQKAAFFIDEFLQQQQVVLKAIETNFKKVDSVAGATVRGDGSIGIIIDVKSIIENS; encoded by the coding sequence ATGATTAGTTCAAATGTAACAATAGATTTACAAAAACTAGAAAAACTTTTAAATAAAGTTGGAGATTTAGTAATAACAAACTCAATGATGGCTCAAAGTGTTGATAATTTACCAGCTAGTGAAGAAAAAAAGAATTTAGTTGAAAAAATCACTCTTTTTCAAAGACATATAGTTGAACTTCAAGATTATGCAACAGATATAAGAATGATTAAGTTTGAAAGTATGTACACAATTTATAACAATATTATTCAAGAAATATTACCAGCAAATAAATCAATTAAATTACAAATAGTTGGTGGAGAAACTAAAGTAGATAAATCTTTGGTTGAACATTTAGATTTATCTATTAAAACTTTGATTACAAATAGTGTTCTTTATGGAATAGAAACAAAAGAAGAAAGAACAGCAAAAGATAAAAATCCAGAAGCTACTATAAAAATAATCGCTCAACAACTAAATGGACAAATGTCATTTTGTATAGAAGATGATGGAATAGGATTTGATAAAGATGAACTGGATTTTGAAGAAGAGTTTCCTAAAATCAAAGAAGATAATCAACTAAAAAATGTTTATAAAATTAAAGAAAATGTAGAAAAATTAAATGGAAATATAGAAATAAAAAGTGATTTAGAAGAAGGTTTTTCTTTTACAATAACAGTTCCTTTAACTCACTCTATTTTAGATGGTTTAAATATAAAAATTGGAGATAATATTTTTATTTTACCAACTTCATCAATAGTTGAATCAATTCAACCTACAAAGGAGATGATAAAACTAGTAGGTGATGGAAGTTCAGCTTTACTTATGTTAAGAGATGAATTTATACCAATAATAAGATTATATGAATTTTTACATATTGTTCCAAAAACACAAGATTTAAGCCAAGGTATTTTAATAATCGTAAAATCAGGAACACAAAAAGCAGCCTTTTTTATAGATGAATTTTTACAACAGCAACAAGTAGTTTTAAAAGCAATAGAAACTAACTTTAAAAAAGTTGATAGTGTTGCAGGAGCAACGGTAAGAGGTGATGGAAGTATTGGAATTATAATTGATGTTAAAAGTATTATTGAAAATTCATAA
- a CDS encoding putative bifunctional diguanylate cyclase/phosphodiesterase, translating into MKIQIGAEISKQKELENQILKEKDDFINSFKILIDSILEGIIIYDENTYCIRVNAVAPKLLGYTSQEMIGKHALDFVAPTFKDVVKKVIQNHNQEQYEAELIRKDSSILPVILRSRDLVLLGKKIRVTAIIDMSEIKKKEKKILELAYYDSLTTLPNRLLLKDLLAVMIKRVERNNHYGALLFIDLDNFKMVNDTKGHDIGDFVLIETAKRLQNTIRETDLISRLGGDEFIIVLEIPESNKEVAINNINIAAKKILEEIKKPYLISNFDFRLTVSIGIALFENNEFSIDELMKFADTAMYSSKANGRNRFTYFDPILQQMVEQKAHLFERLDKAIEKESMILYYQPQIKIKNNQPLIVGMEALIRWNDEKIIPPNDFIPLAEETGLIIPLGKWILIQVMEQIKIWENDFIKKDWQVSVNISYKQFEKNEFLDLIKSLIEEYQINPAKLKLELTESLLIKNTQENLNKIKEINKLGVSLSIDDFGTGYSSLAYLKQLSISELKIDQSFIKDLVIDSNDFIIVETILSIGDKFNLEVVAEGVETKEQYEKLLLMGCSYFQGYLFGKPNNPNLL; encoded by the coding sequence ATGAAAATACAAATTGGTGCCGAAATTTCAAAACAAAAAGAGTTAGAAAATCAAATCCTAAAAGAAAAAGATGATTTTATAAACTCTTTTAAAATATTAATTGATTCGATTTTAGAAGGAATTATCATCTATGATGAGAATACATATTGTATTAGAGTAAATGCCGTTGCACCTAAATTATTAGGATATACAAGCCAAGAAATGATAGGAAAACATGCTTTAGATTTTGTAGCTCCTACATTTAAAGATGTAGTCAAAAAAGTAATACAAAATCACAATCAAGAACAATATGAAGCGGAACTAATTCGAAAAGATAGTTCTATTTTGCCTGTTATATTAAGAAGTAGAGATTTAGTTTTATTGGGGAAAAAAATAAGAGTTACTGCAATTATTGATATGAGTGAAATTAAGAAAAAAGAAAAAAAGATTTTAGAATTAGCTTATTATGACAGTTTGACAACTCTTCCTAATCGTTTATTGTTAAAAGATCTTTTAGCTGTAATGATAAAAAGAGTAGAAAGAAATAATCATTATGGAGCATTATTATTTATAGATTTAGATAATTTCAAAATGGTAAATGACACAAAAGGTCATGATATAGGAGATTTTGTTTTAATTGAAACTGCAAAAAGATTACAAAATACGATAAGAGAAACAGATCTTATTTCAAGATTAGGTGGAGATGAATTTATAATTGTTTTAGAAATACCTGAATCAAATAAAGAAGTTGCCATTAATAACATAAATATCGCTGCAAAAAAAATACTCGAAGAAATTAAAAAACCTTATTTAATATCAAATTTTGATTTTAGATTAACAGTTAGTATTGGAATTGCTTTATTTGAAAATAATGAATTTTCAATAGATGAACTAATGAAATTTGCAGATACAGCTATGTATTCTTCAAAAGCCAATGGAAGAAATAGATTTACTTATTTTGACCCAATTTTACAACAAATGGTAGAACAAAAAGCTCATTTATTTGAAAGATTAGACAAAGCTATAGAAAAAGAATCAATGATTTTATACTATCAACCTCAAATAAAAATAAAAAACAATCAACCTCTAATAGTAGGAATGGAAGCTTTAATTCGTTGGAATGACGAAAAAATAATTCCTCCAAATGATTTTATTCCTTTAGCTGAAGAAACAGGACTTATTATTCCATTAGGAAAATGGATTTTAATACAAGTAATGGAACAAATAAAAATTTGGGAAAATGATTTTATAAAAAAAGATTGGCAAGTATCTGTAAATATTAGTTATAAACAGTTTGAGAAAAATGAATTTTTAGATTTAATAAAATCTTTAATAGAAGAATATCAAATTAATCCAGCTAAATTAAAATTAGAATTAACAGAGAGTTTATTGATTAAAAATACCCAAGAAAATTTAAATAAAATCAAAGAAATCAACAAACTAGGAGTTTCATTATCAATAGATGATTTTGGTACAGGATATTCTTCTTTAGCATATTTAAAACAATTGTCAATTAGTGAACTAAAAATCGATCAATCTTTTATTAAAGATTTAGTAATTGATTCTAATGATTTTATCATTGTAGAAACCATACTTTCAATTGGAGATAAATTTAATTTAGAAGTGGTAGCAGAAGGAGTTGAAACAAAAGAACAATATGAAAAACTATTATTAATGGGCTGTTCTTATTTTCAAGGGTATTTATTTGGAAAACCAAATAATCCAAATTTACTTTAA
- a CDS encoding PAS domain S-box protein, producing MKILAYNPLVEFRAKDFNILIIEDSSSMIKIIDTIFKDKGFNTFLSTTLKDAREKINSIKIDYVILDINLPDGNGYELIKELSSSLVKIIVLTSQTDSQLREISYQKGIIDFINKDKNFIYKIFEIPNLIKQLEKNRTKTILIIDDSFVVKEQLKDIFENRNYSVLIASNTTEALNLINTNKIHLMLLDLELEKENGFDFLLKNRKVILDELKIKVMIITGNISSTILRDAFRLGVRDIIKKPYVIEELILKTDMFINDKDNENESEAKTQLLKQYKNAVDRSFIVSKTDDNGIITYINEAFCKISGYKEEELLGKSHNIVRHKDMPSSTFKDMWKTIKELKKPWMGTIKNRKKDGSDYWVQTIINPILDENNNVIEYIGIRTDITEIEKAKQQLKEQYNISQNNFQEIMNLSKLYENAMDESNIILRVNQLGNITYVNEKFYTISGYTQEELIGKPYDNIERVFPPSQDDNKISKHLKSGKIWNGQIHNIFKDGKIHYFLATVVPIINLQGETLEYMSIRKEITEVVELHKEIEETQREVIYKMGEIGESRSNETGNHVKRVAEYSKLLAKLYGLSEKECEILFTASPMHDIGKVGIPDSILNKPGKLTPEEWEIMRKHSMVGYNILKNSKREILKAAAIVARDHHEKWDGNGYPRKTKAEETHIYGRITAVADVFDALGSSRCYKKAWKDEDIFKLLEEEKGKQFEPKLIDLFFKNIDKFKEIRDKYKD from the coding sequence ATGAAAATTCTTGCATATAATCCTCTTGTTGAATTTAGGGCAAAAGATTTTAATATTTTAATTATTGAAGATTCTTCTTCTATGATTAAAATTATTGATACTATTTTCAAAGATAAAGGATTTAACACTTTTTTATCAACTACTCTAAAAGATGCAAGAGAAAAAATAAATTCAATCAAAATAGACTATGTTATTTTAGATATAAATCTCCCTGATGGAAATGGTTATGAACTAATAAAAGAACTAAGTTCTTCGTTAGTAAAAATAATAGTTCTTACTTCACAAACTGATTCTCAATTGAGGGAAATTTCTTATCAAAAAGGAATAATTGATTTTATAAATAAAGATAAAAATTTTATATACAAAATCTTTGAAATCCCTAATCTAATAAAACAACTAGAAAAAAATAGAACAAAAACAATTTTAATAATAGATGATTCTTTTGTTGTAAAAGAACAACTAAAAGATATATTTGAAAATAGAAATTATAGTGTTTTAATTGCTTCTAATACAACTGAGGCTTTAAATTTAATTAACACAAATAAAATTCATTTGATGTTATTAGATTTGGAATTAGAAAAAGAAAATGGTTTTGATTTTTTATTAAAAAATAGAAAAGTGATTTTGGATGAATTAAAAATCAAAGTTATGATTATAACTGGAAATATTTCATCAACTATACTAAGAGATGCTTTTAGATTAGGGGTTAGAGATATAATCAAAAAACCTTATGTAATAGAAGAATTGATTTTAAAAACAGATATGTTTATAAATGATAAAGACAATGAAAATGAAAGTGAAGCAAAAACACAACTTTTAAAACAATATAAAAATGCAGTTGATAGAAGTTTTATTGTTTCTAAAACAGATGATAATGGAATTATAACTTATATAAATGAAGCATTTTGTAAAATTTCTGGTTATAAAGAAGAAGAACTTTTAGGAAAATCCCACAATATTGTAAGACATAAAGATATGCCCTCTTCTACTTTTAAAGATATGTGGAAAACAATAAAAGAGTTAAAAAAACCATGGATGGGAACAATAAAAAATAGAAAAAAAGATGGAAGTGATTATTGGGTTCAAACTATAATAAATCCAATATTAGATGAAAATAATAATGTAATAGAATACATTGGAATTAGAACCGATATAACTGAAATAGAAAAAGCAAAACAGCAATTAAAAGAACAATATAATATCTCTCAAAACAACTTTCAAGAAATTATGAATTTATCAAAACTTTATGAAAATGCAATGGATGAAAGTAATATCATTTTAAGAGTAAATCAACTTGGAAATATAACTTATGTAAATGAGAAATTTTATACAATTAGTGGATATACCCAAGAAGAACTAATTGGGAAACCCTATGATAATATCGAAAGAGTTTTCCCTCCAAGCCAAGATGATAATAAAATAAGTAAACATCTAAAAAGTGGAAAAATCTGGAATGGTCAAATACATAATATTTTTAAAGATGGGAAAATTCATTATTTTCTAGCAACCGTAGTTCCAATAATAAATCTTCAAGGTGAAACTTTAGAATATATGAGTATTAGAAAAGAAATAACAGAAGTAGTTGAATTACATAAAGAAATAGAAGAAACCCAAAGAGAAGTTATTTATAAAATGGGAGAAATAGGAGAAAGCAGAAGTAATGAAACTGGAAATCATGTAAAAAGAGTTGCTGAATACTCAAAACTTTTGGCAAAATTATATGGTTTAAGTGAAAAAGAGTGCGAAATTCTTTTTACTGCTAGTCCAATGCATGATATAGGAAAAGTTGGAATTCCTGATTCTATTTTAAATAAACCTGGAAAACTAACTCCTGAAGAATGGGAAATTATGAGAAAACATTCGATGGTTGGTTATAACATTTTAAAAAACTCAAAAAGAGAAATTCTAAAAGCAGCAGCAATAGTTGCAAGAGATCACCATGAAAAATGGGATGGAAATGGTTATCCAAGAAAAACAAAAGCTGAAGAAACTCATATTTATGGAAGGATTACTGCAGTTGCTGATGTATTTGATGCGTTAGGAAGTTCAAGATGTTATAAAAAAGCTTGGAAAGATGAAGATATTTTCAAACTGTTAGAAGAAGAAAAAGGCAAACAATTTGAACCTAAATTAATAGATTTATTTTTTAAAAATATTGACAAATTTAAAGAAATTAGAGATAAATATAAAGATTAA
- a CDS encoding response regulator transcription factor, with amino-acid sequence MKAVKIIVLESSDSSISQIIEILRNNGFYVDICSNNNEFLECIYNNLYDLYLININEKSLPRFQLIQLLNEYKDVTMKMVIASIPNIIKPSFLSGCDECVIRNIDEQEILLRIKALIRRQYKVYTDSIILKENTKYEIFNKKVLKNKDEIILGDKALLILDYLLKFRGYYVSTENLEKGAYPANSNSKMGVIRFHIHKIRQLLGNDIISSSRVNGYKINVK; translated from the coding sequence TTGAAAGCAGTAAAAATTATAGTTTTAGAAAGTAGTGACAGTTCAATTTCTCAAATTATTGAAATCTTAAGGAATAATGGTTTTTATGTTGATATATGTTCTAATAATAACGAATTTCTAGAGTGCATTTATAATAATTTATATGATTTGTATTTAATAAATATCAATGAAAAATCACTTCCAAGGTTTCAACTAATACAGTTATTAAATGAATATAAAGATGTTACTATGAAAATGGTAATTGCTTCAATTCCAAATATTATCAAACCCTCTTTTTTATCTGGCTGTGATGAATGTGTAATTAGAAATATTGATGAACAAGAGATACTTTTAAGAATAAAAGCTCTTATACGAAGACAATATAAAGTTTATACAGACTCTATAATTCTAAAAGAAAATACAAAATATGAAATTTTTAATAAAAAAGTATTAAAAAATAAAGATGAAATAATCCTAGGGGATAAAGCTTTATTAATATTAGATTATTTATTAAAATTTAGGGGATATTATGTCTCAACTGAGAATTTAGAAAAAGGAGCATATCCTGCAAATAGTAACTCTAAAATGGGAGTAATACGTTTTCATATACATAAAATTAGACAACTCCTCGGTAACGATATTATAAGCTCAAGTAGAGTAAATGGCTACAAAATAAATGTCAAATAA
- a CDS encoding 4Fe-4S binding protein — protein sequence MAKKQVLAPTLLITFFLYVLFPWMSFNNIHLLMFNFEFHRFEFLFMAFEASTHQLIYIVITLFIGLLLGLNFTISRFFCGYFCPSSLATFITSQLKNPFILFFAILFFAFILAFSTISYFTSAIDLFLNFMKFDMSSIFVGILTTLFTSIFLVFRGWYCSILCPYFFISAILPQEEKQTFEFFDKNSCIDCDKCVKVCPIDELDIKAGFDIRCVQCGLCESACESVMLKFNKTSLITKKFKDRNIFRSFSKNGYILGVFILVVMILTIVYLLNGAFLDNCYFTNKSLY from the coding sequence ATGGCAAAAAAACAGGTTTTAGCACCAACTTTACTTATAACATTTTTTTTATATGTTTTATTTCCTTGGATGAGTTTTAATAATATTCATTTATTGATGTTTAATTTTGAGTTTCATAGATTTGAGTTTTTATTTATGGCTTTTGAAGCTTCTACTCATCAACTTATTTATATTGTAATTACTTTGTTTATTGGATTATTATTAGGATTGAATTTTACTATTTCAAGGTTTTTTTGTGGATATTTCTGTCCTTCATCCCTTGCAACTTTTATTACTTCACAACTCAAAAATCCTTTTATTCTTTTTTTTGCAATTTTATTTTTTGCTTTTATTTTAGCATTTTCAACTATTTCATATTTTACTTCAGCAATTGATTTATTTTTAAATTTTATGAAATTTGATATGTCTTCGATTTTTGTTGGAATTTTAACTACTTTATTTACAAGTATTTTTTTAGTTTTTAGGGGTTGGTATTGTTCAATTTTATGCCCTTATTTTTTTATAAGTGCTATTTTGCCTCAAGAAGAGAAACAAACTTTTGAGTTCTTTGATAAAAATAGTTGTATAGACTGTGATAAATGTGTAAAAGTTTGCCCAATTGATGAACTTGATATAAAAGCTGGTTTTGATATAAGATGCGTTCAATGTGGACTTTGTGAAAGTGCTTGTGAGAGTGTAATGCTAAAGTTTAATAAAACATCACTAATAACAAAAAAATTTAAAGATAGAAATATTTTTAGAAGTTTTTCAAAAAATGGATATATTTTAGGAGTTTTTATTTTAGTAGTAATGATTTTAACGATAGTTTATCTTTTAAATGGAGCATTTCTGGATAATTGCTATTTTACAAATAAAAGTTTATATTGA